Sequence from the Alosa sapidissima isolate fAloSap1 chromosome 21, fAloSap1.pri, whole genome shotgun sequence genome:
AAGTATGTCTGAATCAAAGATTGTACTGTATATGGCGGAggaagatatttcatcaggggTCGCTTCCGGAGACCCGGatcacatggggggggggggacgtgtcaaaatccccctttatgcagtgcagaggcagcgactgttCTATTGAAGGCTATGGCCATGAATtttgggcacgttttcatgatcctcagaCCCTTCGgaccatttcaggtacatttttagcatttttgagcactCCAGTATGGAGAAAATCGACCTTATATCAGTTGTGCACCTGTTATTTAttctgctgctgttggccggttgctaCGTACACTCATCAAtacctctttatgcagacaggactcGATCCCCATTTTgcacccatagacatgaactatgACGAACTATCTTGCTCTGTCATATACAATCTTTGTCTGAACCACTCAATTTGTTTGGGAATTCTGAACAACCATTTTTACATTTGGATTTTTAGTCAAAATATATAAGTATCAAGATACTTTCACAAAAAAAACCCTGTTGTTGCATTCTTGTGAGATGCCCAAGGGAATCTTTTTAGTGTTTGAATTTAAACAACTAGAACTAGGCCTTTTTCATTCTCTCCCACATTAAATAAATTAACGTAACTACTTAAAGAACCAACAATAAGAGCCTTCTGAGAATTAGAATTAGGTCGTTTAGGCAAAGTCACCCATGACGGAAGGATGTTGTTGTAGCTTTAACTGTGGCTTTGTTGCCAAATCTCATTGTCTTAGACCCTAATCTCAATCAACTTTATCAGGCTGCTTCTGAAGTAATTTAAGACATAGAAGGACAGGTAAAAGGCAAACTCCAATGCCGGTTCCTGAGCATAGGCCGTTCTTTTCTGTGAACTCCCACCCTTTGGTTTCTGTAAGTAGTTTGTCTCACACTCTCTGCGTCTTAAGTAATTAAGGAGACTGACGAGAATGGGAAGGTTAAAGGGTGAGGGACAATGTACTGTAGGGTCCCACAAGACTTAAGTGGCGTGACAGCGTGACAGTGCACAACTTAAGCAATGTGAAAATCGTGTTTGACAATGCTGGGATTACCAGTTTGTTGATGCAATGCAAACAGCCTTGCAGGTTCACATTATTGCTTTTGTATGTACTtactatacacagacacaaacaaacatacagaaaTCATTAATGTCTGTGGTGCaacgaaacacacacagaggccaatAAAAGTAGTGTTTAGAGAAGGGATGCACACCACACCCAAGTCGAAAGTCGAGATGTTAGCCAGGCGGTTTATCAGATAAAAAAACTATAGAGAAGCCTCACACTCTGATCCCtctttgtgtatttatttaaccaATGTTTCGGCACACAGCCTTTATCGAGGTTGCATTCCAGATTCCAGGTGCAATGAAATAAATAACTGTATTTTGGTGTCAATTAACAGGATattgcatacatgcatgcaacTGCATTTGAATCTAAAATTACTGGAAAAGATTCCCTTCGCttgaaaacacatgcacataaactgACCTTGTCATTGACCAGAAGTTCCATTGGATTGTTGCCCCACTCAATGAGCACCAGCTCATTGGCCTGGCCGGGGACGGAGTAGGAGAAGGGGGTGCCTATGCCAGGCCCGTTCCCCCCCTTCAGCCACAGGCACACCGTCAGAGCAAAGATCTCATTCAGGAGCGTGCGCTTGATGCGGCCGTACATGTAGTTGGTTCGCATGGGGAAGCCGATCTGGAAAGCGTCCGGGTTCTTGGGGTTGGGACGACCAGCTGTCAAGAGAGAATAAGGAGGGTACTGATGACAACTGTTCTATTAAAGCTATTATGAATAAGGTTTGGTAGAGTCTGCTCATGTGTGTTATGCCAGAGTAGACCTAAGAGAGAcctaattttatttaattttagaGCTCTGTGAGGGGCGACAACATAATAAGTTAATTGTTATGTTATTTGGTGAACATGGTGAGTCATGGAAAGGTGTTTCTATACCTGGTTCAGTGTTGCGGTGATGGAGCTGGCTTAGAACAGAGTCCAGTTTGGCAGACCCACGTGGCGGTCCTCTTGGCGGCTGCTTACCATAACCCGTCGCAGGAGGGTGGCCGTGGTCATCGTGGTGACCACTGTCATGGTGGTCATCGTGGTGGCTGTCATGGTGGGGACTGTGGTGGTCGTCATGGTGTTCATCAtgatgagtgtcatggtgaccACCATGGTGATCATCGTGGTGGCTATCATGGTGAGTATCATGGTGGTCACCGTGGTGAGTGTTGTGGCGATCATAGCGATGACTGAAGCGGTCGTGGTGATGATCGTCATGGTGATCGTGTGGGTCATGGTGAGTCTCATGGTGAGTTTCATGGTGATCCTCATGGTGATCATCATGATCTTCATGGTGGTCGTCGTGGCCACCATGGCCATGGTGATTGTCATGGTTACCACCATAGCCACCATGGTGTGAGCCATAGTAATGGTGAAGCTGTTCCTCCAGTAAATTGATTCTGCGCTGCAAGAGGTCTCTCAAGGAACTGGAGTAGGTACTCGTGGAATTCCGGGCCTAACAAGAACAAAAAAGATCAAACATTAAAACTGAATGTTGAATTTCAACTGTTCTTATACATTCTAAAATGTTCTGTTTACATTGACAGTATCTAAAATCATGAACTATTGTTTTGactaaatttatttattttgataaATCCTGTGTATCAATCACCAGACAGGcgccttgaaaaaaaaaaaaaacctattgCGTGCCAATGCTGCACATTTTGCAGGAAGGCCCTGTGACATCTTAAGCCTGTTCCCTTCTCTCAGGCTTCCTTGACTGTCTCAGAGAAAATCCGGCTTAGGTTGGCGACAGAATACACTGCTTAATGGCATGTCAGTGCAGATCGCGCTAATTGGCCTTGACAGTAGCGGCTAGCACCCCGCACACTGGGGCCACTGCAACATGGGTCAAACGGGTCAAACACTTCCTCCATGAAGCAGACACAAGGAGACAAcaccttgggggggggggggggtgggggtgggattcAGATAATTGGAAATCCAAATACACTTGTTGATGGTACTTGTTGATGGAGCAACACAGTGTGAGACCGGAGGAAGAGAATCTCCTCTTAGGGTGCTGTCCTTAAAGTACGAGTCAGTAGTCTGAGAAAGAGGGTGTCCTTCAGACAGCTTTAGGATGACTCTTAACAtgcaaaaaaatacattaatgGAAACATTTCATTGCCCTGACTCTTCTCTAcatctcctctctatctccctttctctctcaatcaatcaacctatctatctaacaatctatctatctatcaattcaAACTGTAATCTGACTGTCTTTCATAAGTATTTCCTGAGGTACTTATTATATTATACTTTGTGTCCATTTATTCTCCAAGTCTGTCACTTTCCCCCCCAGTGAAACAGACATCACGCTCACCTGTAGGGCATCTAGTTTCTCCTTCAGCGCCTGCAGAGTTTTCCCGGTCTGGTCAGGGGAGAATCCATGGTGGCCCATGTACGGtcccttgcccctgttgctgtCCCGGTGGCTGTTTAAGGGGTAGTGGGGGTCAGAGTGGTGATCAGTGTGATGATCAGTGTGATGATCAGTGTGGTCCGTGTGGTGGTCCGTGTGATGGTCCGTATGGTGGTCGTCATAGTGATGCGAGGGGCCGTGGTAGGACCCGTGGTGCCCGAGGCCGTGGTGGTCGTCGTCATGGTGACCGCCAGCACCCCTGCCAAAGCCCTCGCACAGCGTCAGCTTGGCTGTCAGCTCCCGAATCGTCTCCCGCTGGTCGAGAATGGTCTCCTTCTGCCGGACCAAGCTCTCACGCAGGTGGAGAATGGTGGTTTTGGCCTCGTCCGAAATGATCCCGCGCCCTACTGTCGGCCCGTGGTGTCCGTTACTATGGCCGGTACCGTGACCGTTGCCGTGGCCACTTCCGTGGCTGGGGCCGTGCCCAGGACTATGGCTGTCCCCTGGAGTAAAACAGGAAGGGTCCGCGTCTGCAGGAATGGGGGTGCAGACAAATTTGGGTTGCGAGCCATGGTCGTACTCCAGGCCCGGTAAACTACCAGCAGTCTCCGATAGAACGAGGGTGCAGATGAGGAAGCGGAGGagtgtgaggggtggggggcaaaGACTGTGCAGGATACCTCCACCCAGGAGATGGAGGACTGAGAGCGGGTTTCCCAGTTGGGACAGTGAAGAGATGCTGGAGCCCTTGGCCATCGTCATCCCTTGTGTCCTGCTTCTGCTCTCCTGGACAGTTCAGTCCTCACCTCTTTATCTGCGGCAGGACGTAGACCAAGAGAGGAAGTCATGGAGGACCGACCGGTGGGAGCAGAACataacagacacaaatacaaccACTCCCGAGGAAACTCCTTGTCAGATTCTCAAAACGCCTTGAGACAGAAAAGCAGCAAACGTGTTATTCCAACAGGTGCTCTTCTCCAGTGGTATTCCTCAGTATGTCAACACAAGTGCTCCATGTAAAAAAATTACcggcagacacagacagacagacagacagacggaaaGGCAGACAAACAGTAGCTCCTTGTGAAACTCACGAGGCTTGTAAACGCACGAGACTGATATGCTGCCGCTCTTTGTTCTTATCTCCCGCCTCTGTATCTGTGTCCGTTTGTTGATCCTGACCAACTGGTTCTCCTGCGGTTGGCTGCCGCCGTAATCCCGTTAGTTCCGGGTCACGCCGATCTGTGAGGGCACCGAGGAGGACTCCTGGGGAGGAGACAGAGACGAGGGTCAGAGAAAACACGCCACACACAACGAGCCCAGGAACAAACACACGTCTGGAAGGGGAATTATTTTGTCTAATGAAGTTGGCAACTCCGGCAACATCTGTTGTCTAAGATGTGCTGGTTTCCATGACACAATGGAGCATTTAAGCTCCAGACACTAGTGTATGTGATTCCACTAGTGAGTCCATGTTTTGTGAAAAAAGAGTTCTTGATAGAGAAACCGATGAGCACCAGTTTGTCAGCTGGATCTTCTCAGCGAGAGAGATCAATATAGTGGAAATATTGTGTATTTTTAAATCTGACACAAatctgaggagacacatttacCTGTCATAGAATGAGTGACAAATGAACTGTGCCTGAACCGTATTATTTTGGACATAGACCAAGACCTGCTGAAAAAGGTTGacttttgtgtatttgtgtatttatatTCCTTGAAGATTGGTATTTGTAATCTTTCATTTGTAATCCCCTTTACAAATTGAATCTGCTGTTTGAGAACATGTTTGTTCACTAAGCACCACAAAATCACATAAGCATCTGGCCCATTGACTGAGCAGCACATCTCCAGATATTATTACTCTAAGCCAATCAGTCGCCGCAGGAGGGTCCCCTGAACCAGCAGAACTGCGGCCAGTATGA
This genomic interval carries:
- the si:dkey-14o18.2 gene encoding neuronal pentraxin-2, translated to MTMAKGSSISSLSQLGNPLSVLHLLGGGILHSLCPPPLTLLRFLICTLVLSETAGSLPGLEYDHGSQPKFVCTPIPADADPSCFTPGDSHSPGHGPSHGSGHGNGHGTGHSNGHHGPTVGRGIISDEAKTTILHLRESLVRQKETILDQRETIRELTAKLTLCEGFGRGAGGHHDDDHHGLGHHGSYHGPSHHYDDHHTDHHTDHHTDHTDHHTDHHTDHHSDPHYPLNSHRDSNRGKGPYMGHHGFSPDQTGKTLQALKEKLDALQARNSTSTYSSSLRDLLQRRINLLEEQLHHYYGSHHGGYGGNHDNHHGHGGHDDHHEDHDDHHEDHHETHHETHHDPHDHHDDHHHDRFSHRYDRHNTHHGDHHDTHHDSHHDDHHGGHHDTHHDEHHDDHHSPHHDSHHDDHHDSGHHDDHGHPPATGYGKQPPRGPPRGSAKLDSVLSQLHHRNTEPAGRPNPKNPDAFQIGFPMRTNYMYGRIKRTLLNEIFALTVCLWLKGGNGPGIGTPFSYSVPGQANELVLIEWGNNPMELLVNDKAVTLPLSITDSKWHHLCITWSTRDGVWEAYQDGVKRGSGESLSAWHPIKPGGVFILGQEQDTLGGKFDATQAFVGEMSDLQLWSRVLTPQEINNQASCRSHLTGDIITWMESVVELHGGVTKYPFDPCH